In Ferrimicrobium sp., a single window of DNA contains:
- the trpD gene encoding anthranilate phosphoribosyltransferase, producing the protein MPDPMMSHPDAASTLATPTGVPARPSTPVTDPGTDLAWSALLARLMQGERLSESEAHQMLEVVFDGAVPAPIIAGVLVLLRQREESVEELLGFARAMGSHMVAVPVNGEILDTCGTGGDRQGTINVSTAAGLLASAAGARVLKHGGRAASSKTGSADVLEQLGINVGLDAAEVAHMVETTGFGFALATRFHPAMAAVAPIRRALGIPTAFNFLGPLVNPGRARYQLVGVFDRSLAPTMANVLLALGSQHALIVSGDDGMDEVSLTAPTRVWEVRAGHEVDSYVIEPNDYGFEPTNLAMLQGGDAKENANILHDILHGRICDARRDLVAFNAGAALYAADLVTTIAEGVDRAILTLTSGRAGAYLDDLVARQPG; encoded by the coding sequence ATGCCTGATCCCATGATGTCGCATCCTGATGCCGCTTCGACCCTTGCTACGCCAACTGGAGTACCGGCGCGACCGTCTACTCCTGTGACCGATCCGGGCACTGATCTCGCTTGGTCTGCGCTTCTTGCCCGCCTTATGCAAGGGGAACGGCTCAGCGAGAGCGAGGCGCATCAGATGCTTGAAGTCGTCTTCGATGGTGCGGTACCGGCTCCGATCATTGCAGGCGTTTTGGTGTTGCTTCGTCAACGAGAGGAGTCGGTTGAGGAGTTACTCGGTTTTGCCCGAGCGATGGGCTCTCATATGGTCGCCGTTCCTGTCAATGGCGAGATCCTCGATACTTGCGGAACGGGTGGAGATCGCCAAGGGACGATCAATGTTTCGACCGCGGCGGGCCTGCTGGCGAGTGCCGCTGGTGCTCGGGTGCTCAAGCATGGTGGCCGTGCTGCGAGTTCGAAGACTGGTTCAGCTGATGTCCTCGAGCAACTTGGTATCAATGTTGGTCTCGATGCTGCTGAGGTCGCTCATATGGTGGAGACGACGGGATTTGGTTTTGCCTTAGCAACTCGCTTTCATCCCGCGATGGCGGCGGTTGCACCGATTCGACGTGCCCTTGGGATTCCCACCGCCTTCAACTTTCTTGGACCTCTTGTCAATCCCGGGCGTGCGCGGTATCAGTTAGTCGGTGTGTTTGACCGAAGTTTGGCGCCAACGATGGCAAATGTGCTTCTTGCGTTGGGTTCGCAGCATGCCCTGATCGTCTCTGGCGACGATGGCATGGACGAGGTGAGTCTGACGGCGCCGACTCGTGTATGGGAGGTACGAGCTGGGCACGAGGTGGATTCCTATGTCATTGAGCCAAACGACTACGGTTTTGAGCCAACGAACCTAGCGATGCTTCAGGGCGGAGACGCAAAAGAGAATGCTAATATTCTTCACGACATCTTACATGGACGTATCTGCGACGCGCGACGCGACCTCGTGGCCTTCAATGCGGGTGCAGCCCTCTACGCCGCTGACCTGGTGACCACCATCGCCGAAGGGGTTGATCGTGCCATACTGACGCTCACAAGTGGACGCGCAGGGGCGTATCTCGATGACTTAGTGGCGCGCCAGCCTGGATAG
- a CDS encoding exonuclease domain-containing protein, which yields MGIATTHAALHPATTQLQATTFVIVDTETTGGSANYHHLTEVAALKVCGGHVIGHLRSLIVNRLPIPAMIVTLTGITDAMCCVAPEEIEVLGAFTSFVGDATLVGHNLRFDLSFLNAALSRWHAPALNGPTIDTLSLARRLLRGEVENFKLATLAEYLGLRRPTHRALADVLTTTDLLHELIGRLGSMGVTTLEDLEHFSTPKSSRHDLTRT from the coding sequence ATGGGCATCGCGACCACTCATGCCGCTCTTCATCCCGCAACGACACAATTACAAGCGACGACGTTCGTTATCGTCGATACCGAGACCACTGGTGGATCTGCAAACTATCACCACCTGACTGAGGTGGCTGCGCTCAAGGTCTGTGGCGGACACGTCATTGGCCACCTTCGATCGCTCATAGTGAACCGCTTGCCCATCCCCGCCATGATCGTGACGCTCACCGGTATCACTGATGCGATGTGTTGCGTCGCACCGGAAGAGATAGAGGTCCTAGGGGCCTTTACCTCCTTTGTCGGCGACGCAACCCTTGTGGGCCACAACCTGCGCTTCGACCTGAGTTTTCTTAACGCTGCCCTCTCCCGTTGGCATGCTCCCGCGCTCAACGGTCCAACGATCGACACCCTGAGCCTCGCACGTCGTCTACTCCGGGGCGAGGTCGAGAACTTTAAACTCGCGACGCTTGCAGAGTACTTGGGCCTTCGTCGACCAACTCATCGAGCCCTTGCCGACGTACTAACCACGACCGACCTCCTCCACGAACTCATCGGTCGCCTCGGCAGCATGGGCGTCACCACACTTGAAGATCTCGAACACTTTTCCACACCAAAATCATCCCGTCATGATCTGACCCGTACATGA
- a CDS encoding DUF6186 family protein, giving the protein MRSLSLAIWAFIATGLLVTAVVTHIRGHRLCDLVAALRSRPIGAIALTLGWAWVGWHFLVR; this is encoded by the coding sequence ATGCGGAGCCTAAGTTTAGCGATCTGGGCGTTCATCGCGACGGGCCTGCTGGTGACGGCAGTGGTTACTCACATCCGAGGGCATCGACTGTGTGATCTCGTCGCAGCCCTGCGCTCGCGGCCGATTGGAGCGATTGCCTTGACCCTCGGATGGGCTTGGGTCGGCTGGCACTTTCTCGTGCGCTAG
- a CDS encoding aminotransferase class V-fold PLP-dependent enzyme, which translates to MRVGEEDLIDAIGASVTLVAVSAVQSVSEHITDLQALKQRTKQTGAMVAVDATQAAGWLPLS; encoded by the coding sequence ATGAGGGTTGGCGAAGAGGATCTCATCGATGCTATCGGCGCCTCCGTTACCCTGGTCGCTGTATCAGCAGTCCAGAGCGTCAGTGAGCACATTACTGATTTGCAAGCGCTCAAACAGCGGACCAAGCAAACTGGAGCTATGGTGGCAGTGGATGCCACGCAGGCCGCCGGCTGGCTTCCTCTCTCTTGA
- the mshD gene encoding mycothiol synthase, with translation MAHLDVRTLNPDRHLSSIISLAQEVETVEHHRALADHRWIDLTNHHAESLESLVVVDLDTEVVAGILTRNATNKGIEFELAIRPSYPYALVVQELLDRALSDSTIPTTQRVSLWIPNPNQERDRLYRSLGFHADREVLQMRRTLPFEGRLRSEALKFRTFQPGVDEAAWLSVNNRAFEWHPDQGDWDLATLREREGEPWFDPNGFFVVDDGTRMQGFCWTKIHHDCQPPVGEIYVIAVDPEDAGKGIGKALLFEGMHYLGEVRKLSSIMLYVERSNEGAQALYQSYGFSIDHADRRYVLFPSTNALPDDH, from the coding sequence ATGGCTCATCTTGATGTACGCACGCTCAACCCTGACCGCCATCTTTCTTCCATCATCTCGCTGGCGCAAGAGGTTGAAACGGTGGAGCATCATCGAGCACTTGCCGACCACCGCTGGATCGACCTCACCAACCACCATGCAGAGAGCCTCGAATCGCTCGTCGTCGTCGATTTAGACACTGAGGTCGTAGCCGGCATTCTCACCCGTAATGCGACGAACAAGGGAATAGAGTTCGAGCTGGCCATCCGCCCGAGTTACCCTTATGCACTCGTAGTCCAAGAGCTCCTCGATCGAGCGCTGAGCGATTCCACCATACCTACGACCCAACGCGTGAGCCTCTGGATACCCAACCCCAATCAGGAGCGTGACCGCCTCTATCGTAGTCTCGGCTTTCATGCCGATCGCGAAGTACTCCAGATGCGACGAACCCTTCCCTTCGAGGGTCGCTTACGCTCTGAGGCACTCAAGTTCCGAACCTTTCAACCCGGCGTAGACGAGGCCGCCTGGCTTAGCGTCAACAACCGAGCCTTTGAATGGCACCCAGATCAAGGTGACTGGGATCTCGCCACCCTGCGCGAACGAGAGGGTGAGCCGTGGTTCGATCCCAACGGATTCTTTGTCGTCGATGACGGGACTCGCATGCAAGGATTCTGCTGGACCAAGATTCATCACGACTGTCAACCTCCCGTCGGCGAGATCTACGTGATCGCTGTCGATCCAGAGGATGCCGGCAAGGGAATCGGTAAAGCGCTGCTGTTCGAAGGCATGCACTACTTAGGAGAGGTACGCAAACTCTCCTCCATCATGCTCTATGTCGAACGCAGCAACGAGGGTGCCCAAGCGCTCTACCAAAGCTACGGCTTCTCCATTGACCACGCGGACCGCCGCTACGTGCTTTTCCCTTCAACGAACGCGCTGCCAGACGACCACTAG
- the nth gene encoding endonuclease III, which yields MGRQQVEQIIKQLASLYPGDAKTLCALHFETPFQLLVATVLSAQTTDAVVNSVTQPLFARFPTPDALGSAAVEEVAQLIYSTGFYRTKASHVVALADRIASQYEGEVPSDLSELISLPGVGRKTANVVRSVYFGLPGLPVDTHVSRLSSRLGLSSAQTPEAIEQDLCTLVPQDRWGSFSLQLILHGRRICRAKTPSCFRCELASYCDSAPSSVRVSS from the coding sequence GTGGGAAGACAACAGGTCGAGCAGATCATCAAGCAACTTGCTAGCCTTTACCCAGGCGATGCAAAAACGTTGTGCGCGCTCCATTTCGAGACCCCATTCCAGCTCTTGGTTGCTACGGTGCTTTCAGCTCAGACGACTGACGCCGTGGTGAACTCGGTTACCCAGCCGCTCTTTGCGCGTTTTCCGACGCCCGACGCCCTTGGTTCGGCGGCGGTCGAGGAGGTGGCGCAGCTTATCTACTCGACTGGTTTCTACCGAACCAAGGCGAGCCATGTGGTCGCACTTGCGGATCGGATTGCTTCCCAGTACGAGGGGGAGGTTCCGAGCGATCTGTCCGAGCTCATCTCCCTCCCTGGCGTAGGCCGCAAGACGGCCAATGTTGTCCGGTCTGTCTACTTTGGCCTACCAGGCCTTCCTGTCGATACCCATGTCAGTCGGCTGTCCAGCCGACTGGGTCTGAGTAGTGCACAGACTCCCGAGGCGATCGAACAGGATCTTTGCACACTCGTTCCCCAGGATCGGTGGGGTTCGTTCTCGCTGCAACTCATCCTGCACGGCAGGCGCATCTGCCGAGCAAAGACACCTTCGTGTTTTCGCTGTGAGCTCGCTTCCTACTGCGATTCCGCGCCCTCGTCGGTACGTGTCTCCTCGTAG
- a CDS encoding DEAD/DEAH box helicase, with protein sequence MPSDLEARFRALSHRAPVASERSVDGGVSSMADLLERAGFYQGQIVQTIVIPARDARFLEPTTPLSAQTKRIADTLGGQLYTHQALVYDHVQLGTNVVLATPTASGKTLAFVLPTLERLLRDPQATALFLYPTKALAYDQLERLQELDRSLSGSLRPAVYDGDTPTSERAKIRANARIIISNPHGLHLYLGWHASWESFLANLSVVVIDEAHHYVGSLGASFGGLLWRLQRLTAHYGARPVLIAASGTIANPQEHLETLTGLPFVVVDQSGASQSARTILFWDCTRDPKTPPSTQAAYLTRHLVRMRRSVVVFSNTRAQAEYVAMAGSDRSHRILPYRSGYSPEMRRRVEHELRSGAIRGVSATSALELGVDIGSLDTVVLNGYPGSISSLWQRLGRAGRTNLEALGIVMVGGDPISRSLLANASELLERSPEHAIAASDDTDILTRHLLLAAAELPLSEESVTDGPGARAALADLLGRDLLIRDGAHYLSTRQRPHLSTPFMEREASYEIHFQGTRDHRTVERISIRQALREAHKGAVFLHFGTPFRVQRVDAEHRQIFCIPETDGHHTQPTLFRSLSQGRTLERLEPHPLLAMERIEALVVEQVTGYKEFDHQSRQVAKRKVASPVISSPAEAVVIACADPIYLGIEPEEFFAALHALEHALTKVLPLLTNGGTSDLASLTLRNGDEPSIVIYYLTKSHPSAMITKVMEHLGEALHLAERMITECSCANGCAFCVLDPRCDDEVIDKDAAISLSGSLQKLLHHPEPPTQGNDD encoded by the coding sequence TTGCCCAGCGATCTTGAGGCGCGTTTTCGAGCGCTCTCGCACCGAGCGCCCGTCGCGTCGGAGCGTTCAGTCGATGGTGGCGTCTCCTCAATGGCCGACCTTCTTGAGCGCGCTGGCTTTTATCAAGGTCAGATTGTCCAGACGATCGTCATCCCGGCCCGCGATGCGCGTTTTCTCGAACCCACAACCCCACTCTCAGCGCAGACCAAACGCATCGCCGATACATTAGGGGGCCAGCTCTATACGCACCAGGCGCTTGTCTACGACCACGTCCAACTCGGCACCAACGTGGTACTTGCAACACCAACCGCATCAGGCAAAACCCTCGCCTTCGTGTTGCCGACACTTGAGCGGCTCCTCCGGGACCCACAGGCGACCGCTCTCTTTCTCTACCCCACAAAGGCGCTCGCCTACGACCAACTCGAGCGCCTACAGGAGCTCGACCGGAGCCTTAGTGGATCACTTCGCCCTGCCGTCTACGATGGCGACACACCAACCAGCGAACGGGCAAAGATTCGAGCAAATGCTCGCATCATTATCTCAAATCCACATGGTCTGCATCTTTACCTTGGCTGGCATGCAAGTTGGGAATCGTTCCTGGCCAATCTCAGCGTCGTGGTGATCGACGAGGCTCACCACTACGTCGGCAGCCTTGGCGCCTCGTTCGGGGGCCTACTGTGGCGTCTGCAACGGCTGACAGCTCACTATGGTGCCCGACCAGTGCTCATCGCGGCCTCTGGGACGATCGCCAATCCGCAAGAACACCTCGAGACGCTGACCGGGCTGCCCTTCGTCGTGGTGGATCAAAGTGGCGCCAGCCAATCAGCACGCACGATCCTCTTCTGGGACTGTACCCGGGACCCCAAAACTCCTCCCTCAACGCAGGCCGCCTACCTCACGCGTCATCTCGTCCGCATGCGTCGCTCCGTCGTCGTCTTTTCCAACACTCGTGCCCAGGCGGAGTACGTCGCGATGGCAGGTTCCGATCGAAGCCATCGCATCTTGCCCTACCGGTCTGGCTACTCCCCGGAGATGCGCCGTCGAGTCGAACATGAACTACGTTCGGGTGCAATCCGCGGCGTCTCAGCCACCAGCGCGCTCGAACTTGGTGTCGATATCGGTTCCCTCGATACTGTCGTACTCAATGGTTACCCAGGTTCGATCTCATCCCTTTGGCAGCGCCTTGGCCGGGCTGGCAGGACCAACCTTGAGGCTCTCGGCATCGTGATGGTTGGCGGGGATCCGATCTCTCGTTCGCTCCTCGCCAACGCCAGCGAACTCCTTGAGCGCAGCCCAGAACATGCCATCGCCGCCTCTGACGACACCGACATCCTCACCCGTCATCTCCTCCTCGCCGCTGCCGAGCTCCCCCTGAGCGAGGAATCAGTGACTGATGGACCTGGGGCCAGAGCCGCTCTTGCCGATCTTTTGGGTCGTGACCTTCTGATCCGAGACGGAGCTCACTATCTCTCCACTCGACAGCGCCCCCACCTCTCCACTCCATTCATGGAGCGAGAGGCAAGCTACGAAATCCACTTTCAAGGCACACGCGATCATCGAACCGTGGAACGCATATCGATCCGCCAGGCACTTCGTGAAGCGCACAAGGGAGCTGTCTTCCTACACTTTGGCACCCCATTTCGAGTGCAACGCGTCGATGCCGAACATCGACAGATCTTTTGCATTCCTGAGACCGATGGCCATCATACGCAGCCAACGCTGTTTCGATCGCTCTCTCAAGGAAGAACGCTTGAGCGCCTCGAGCCCCATCCACTACTCGCAATGGAACGTATCGAAGCGCTCGTCGTAGAGCAGGTGACTGGGTACAAGGAGTTTGACCACCAATCACGTCAGGTGGCCAAACGCAAGGTCGCCAGCCCCGTCATCTCAAGCCCGGCCGAAGCCGTCGTGATCGCCTGTGCCGACCCCATCTACCTCGGTATCGAACCTGAGGAATTCTTCGCCGCACTCCATGCGCTTGAACACGCGCTCACCAAAGTACTACCCCTGTTGACCAACGGAGGTACCTCTGATCTGGCGAGCCTCACCCTCCGCAACGGCGACGAACCGTCGATAGTGATCTACTACCTTACCAAGTCGCATCCATCCGCGATGATCACCAAAGTCATGGAACATCTCGGCGAAGCCCTCCATCTCGCCGAGCGCATGATCACCGAATGTTCCTGCGCCAACGGATGCGCCTTCTGTGTCCTTGACCCCCGGTGTGACGACGAGGTGATCGACAAAGACGCCGCAATCAGCCTCTCTGGATCCCTCCAAAAACTACTTCACCATCCCGAGCCACCTACGCAGGGCAACGACGACTGA
- a CDS encoding SRPBCC family protein, whose product MTSINVVRSLSVPLSVAWEELAAIDHHVEWMADAVRIDFVTDQHQGAGTRFTCLTKVGPLKTNDLMEITRWDEGRAIGVHHKGLITGEGLLELREATNTTCLLSWNETLHFPKAIGGALTANLAQPILTKIWRGNLQRFEQSAIRRLESKKP is encoded by the coding sequence ATGACTAGCATCAACGTCGTCCGCAGCCTCTCGGTTCCCCTTTCCGTCGCATGGGAGGAGCTTGCCGCCATCGACCACCATGTCGAATGGATGGCTGATGCCGTTCGTATCGACTTTGTGACCGACCAGCATCAAGGAGCAGGCACGCGATTCACCTGTCTCACCAAAGTTGGGCCGCTTAAGACTAACGACCTAATGGAGATCACGCGTTGGGATGAGGGGCGCGCCATTGGGGTGCACCACAAAGGTCTGATCACTGGCGAAGGTCTCTTAGAACTTCGCGAAGCCACCAACACAACCTGTCTACTCTCCTGGAACGAAACCCTCCACTTTCCTAAAGCGATTGGTGGGGCCCTTACGGCCAACCTCGCCCAACCAATTCTCACCAAAATTTGGAGAGGCAATCTGCAGAGATTCGAGCAGTCGGCCATTCGACGGCTAGAATCGAAGAAGCCATGA
- a CDS encoding amidase family protein: protein MNELRTIQDFLNRPDSTNWGSELIDALAGRQQNDGLCALISLADPDQTFARTGVLAGLPILVKDNIDTKDLPTTVGSLALSLDPPRRDATVIAKLRAAGANIVGKTNLSEWANFRGFASVSGWSGRGGITRNPYDLARSTGGSSSGSAVAVAAGYVPVAIGTETDGSILCPAAMNGVVGYKSTAGAIDRAGVAPLSRSQDSVGIFANRVADARQIAHLIVDPPHQALRPNFVIVDSMLAQYNPKVLANFEEVIALLIKNGYAISRLSAVGEGTLEPDEDAELIVLAYEMTEDLDRYLRDRHDPLTKSLAELIAFNAAHPAEELTLFGQELLTMGLSHPWDEATYHQALTTNREQTRMGLRAAMSTADADIILAPTMGAAWLIDTINGDPPIPGSWSAAAVAGYPSLTLPIGLLGHLPIGMTMISQAHTDLALLAQAQAIQETLERDREVIAPPSP, encoded by the coding sequence GTGAACGAACTTCGTACCATCCAGGATTTCTTGAACCGTCCCGATAGCACGAACTGGGGATCTGAGCTGATCGACGCACTAGCGGGCCGCCAACAGAACGACGGGCTCTGCGCACTCATCAGTCTTGCAGATCCGGACCAGACCTTTGCCCGCACTGGAGTCTTGGCAGGGCTCCCAATACTGGTCAAAGACAATATCGACACCAAGGACCTTCCCACCACCGTTGGCTCCTTGGCCCTTTCGCTGGATCCACCGCGCCGCGATGCCACTGTGATCGCCAAACTGCGGGCCGCAGGAGCAAACATCGTCGGCAAGACCAACCTCTCAGAATGGGCTAACTTCCGAGGTTTCGCCTCGGTATCGGGATGGAGCGGTCGCGGCGGCATCACTCGCAACCCTTACGATCTAGCACGATCCACCGGAGGGTCAAGTTCAGGCTCCGCCGTCGCCGTCGCTGCGGGATATGTGCCTGTCGCCATTGGCACAGAGACTGACGGTTCCATCCTCTGTCCTGCCGCCATGAATGGTGTGGTCGGCTACAAATCGACGGCGGGTGCCATCGACCGAGCCGGCGTGGCTCCACTCTCACGAAGCCAAGATTCGGTAGGCATCTTCGCCAATCGCGTCGCCGACGCTCGTCAGATCGCTCACCTGATCGTCGATCCACCCCACCAAGCACTCCGGCCGAACTTCGTCATCGTCGACTCGATGCTCGCCCAATACAATCCAAAGGTCCTCGCCAATTTCGAAGAAGTCATCGCTCTCCTCATCAAGAATGGGTATGCCATCTCGAGACTCAGCGCCGTTGGGGAAGGAACGCTGGAACCTGATGAGGATGCAGAGCTGATCGTCCTCGCGTACGAAATGACCGAGGATCTCGACCGATACCTTCGGGACCGCCATGACCCACTCACCAAGTCTCTCGCCGAACTCATCGCCTTCAATGCTGCCCACCCTGCAGAAGAACTCACCCTCTTCGGTCAGGAACTCCTCACCATGGGACTGTCGCATCCATGGGACGAGGCCACCTATCACCAGGCGTTAACCACCAACCGAGAACAGACGCGTATGGGGCTGCGGGCAGCCATGAGCACAGCAGATGCCGACATCATCCTGGCACCGACGATGGGGGCGGCCTGGCTCATCGACACCATCAACGGTGATCCCCCCATCCCTGGATCTTGGTCTGCCGCCGCGGTGGCGGGTTACCCATCACTGACGCTCCCCATCGGCCTTCTCGGCCACCTACCGATTGGCATGACGATGATCAGCCAAGCTCACACCGATCTGGCGCTGCTTGCGCAGGCGCAAGCCATCCAAGAGACTCTCGAGCGCGATCGAGAGGTGATCGCTCCTCCCTCACCCTAA
- a CDS encoding class I SAM-dependent methyltransferase, producing MTSFGRQFGVTAATYDRVRPGYPDALFEMLAQAIPAGGSVLDVGAGTGIATRELLRRGLRVTALEPDGDMARQLIARSAGEVDVVTNDFEHYRGPRRAFDGVVCAQAWHWFAGPLALRRVRRLLSRNGVFAAWWNVGTITDAQLARELAVIFQETSHRLPVLFRRPDLTATIGNLARLLQGDLGFAPPEALHFVSSLTYEPGDFVALMSTMSEVLALSSEDRDHVLDRLGACLGDATVEVEYLTLGYLAIRC from the coding sequence GTGACCAGCTTTGGAAGGCAATTCGGGGTAACAGCAGCGACTTATGATCGGGTGCGTCCAGGGTATCCCGACGCGCTGTTTGAGATGCTTGCGCAAGCCATTCCTGCGGGAGGCTCGGTTCTCGACGTTGGCGCTGGCACCGGTATCGCAACACGCGAGCTATTGCGTCGTGGCCTGCGGGTAACCGCTCTTGAACCAGATGGCGACATGGCCCGTCAGCTGATTGCACGTAGTGCCGGTGAGGTTGACGTGGTGACCAATGACTTCGAACACTATCGAGGGCCACGCCGAGCATTCGATGGCGTTGTCTGTGCGCAGGCTTGGCATTGGTTCGCAGGTCCCTTAGCCCTCCGACGAGTCCGGCGCCTCCTCAGCCGCAATGGTGTGTTCGCCGCGTGGTGGAATGTGGGTACCATTACCGACGCTCAGCTAGCTAGGGAGCTCGCTGTCATCTTCCAGGAGACAAGTCACCGATTGCCAGTACTGTTTCGTCGCCCCGACCTAACGGCAACGATCGGCAACCTCGCACGTTTGCTGCAGGGGGATCTTGGATTTGCCCCTCCAGAAGCTCTGCATTTTGTCTCCTCGCTGACCTACGAGCCCGGTGATTTTGTAGCACTGATGTCAACCATGTCCGAGGTGCTCGCGCTGAGCTCTGAGGACCGTGACCACGTGCTGGACCGACTGGGTGCTTGTCTTGGCGATGCAACGGTTGAGGTGGAGTACCTGACCCTTGGGTACCTGGCGATTCGTTGCTGA
- a CDS encoding DUF302 domain-containing protein: protein MAKFVASTSMSVSAAVAEITGAMESAGMMLFATIDHGENAVNVGLDLPATVVITTGNPKVGTDLISSYPDLALELPPRLLVRETPQGTEVWLASVVESLARLAGAPSDPAAEKIDGRLSSIVATALHLDS from the coding sequence ATGGCCAAATTTGTCGCCAGTACCAGCATGTCGGTCTCTGCGGCCGTCGCCGAGATTACCGGCGCGATGGAATCGGCGGGCATGATGCTCTTTGCAACCATTGACCATGGTGAAAATGCGGTCAACGTCGGCCTCGACCTACCCGCCACCGTCGTCATCACGACTGGCAATCCAAAAGTTGGCACCGACCTGATCAGCAGCTATCCTGATCTTGCGTTAGAGTTACCACCAAGACTGCTGGTCCGCGAAACACCGCAAGGCACTGAGGTGTGGTTGGCGAGCGTCGTCGAAAGTCTCGCGCGATTGGCGGGAGCTCCAAGCGATCCCGCTGCCGAGAAGATTGACGGTCGCCTGTCAAGTATCGTCGCTACCGCCCTCCACCTCGATTCTTAA
- a CDS encoding aldo/keto reductase, with translation MNYRRLGRAGIKVSELSFGSWVTFGPQIGVGEATEILGYAYEQGINFFDNAEAYSSGESERIMGAAIAQLGWPRHSYLVSSKFYWGIHDTVNAKFTLNRKYLIEAVNASLERFGLDHLDLIYCHRPDAETPIEETVFAMHELVSEHKAHYWGTSEWSADEIRAAIAVARQHHLHAPVVEQPQYNMLERTKVEVEYKRLLDEEGIGLTTWSPLASGLLTGKYANGIPAGSRASLPGYEWLREMLTDPKSAAMVKQLEPIAKRLDVTLSQLAIGWCLANPQVSTVILGASNQAQLKENLGAQAAYERLTPEILTDIRTILEAQ, from the coding sequence GTGAATTATCGACGTCTAGGCCGTGCAGGAATCAAGGTTTCAGAACTCTCGTTCGGTTCATGGGTCACTTTTGGCCCACAGATTGGAGTAGGCGAAGCAACAGAGATACTCGGTTACGCGTACGAACAGGGTATCAACTTCTTCGACAACGCCGAAGCCTACTCAAGTGGCGAGTCCGAACGAATCATGGGAGCCGCCATCGCGCAACTCGGCTGGCCACGACACAGCTACCTTGTCTCGTCAAAATTCTACTGGGGCATCCATGACACCGTCAACGCCAAGTTCACCCTCAACCGCAAGTACCTCATCGAAGCCGTGAATGCATCTCTCGAACGATTCGGCCTCGATCACCTCGACCTGATCTACTGCCACCGTCCCGACGCTGAGACACCCATTGAGGAGACCGTCTTTGCCATGCATGAGCTCGTCTCCGAACATAAGGCTCACTACTGGGGCACATCCGAGTGGTCGGCTGACGAGATCCGTGCAGCGATCGCGGTAGCACGACAACATCATCTCCATGCACCAGTTGTCGAACAACCCCAATACAACATGCTTGAGCGGACCAAAGTAGAGGTCGAGTACAAGCGTCTCCTCGACGAGGAGGGCATCGGCCTTACCACCTGGAGTCCTCTGGCCTCAGGTCTTTTGACGGGAAAATATGCGAACGGTATTCCCGCAGGTTCACGCGCATCGTTGCCGGGCTACGAGTGGCTCCGGGAGATGCTGACCGACCCAAAGAGCGCTGCCATGGTCAAACAACTCGAACCGATTGCCAAGCGACTCGATGTCACCCTCTCCCAACTCGCTATCGGCTGGTGTCTGGCAAACCCGCAGGTTTCCACCGTGATCCTCGGCGCATCGAACCAGGCACAGCTCAAGGAGAACCTGGGTGCTCAGGCAGCCTACGAACGGCTCACGCCTGAGATCCTCACCGATATCCGTACCATCCTCGAGGCTCAGTAA
- a CDS encoding transcriptional repressor produces MVADRLQQAFEEKCHRQGFKITRERQRVFEALLRQEHPVTRSYLLAELTNEGIHPPTLYRTIDAFVAAQIVQAISLSGDVGYELLPPFAPHHHHFHCLSCQRVIGYEVTPGAELDETAMPGEALYHQVDVYGVCNECRQESQNTSSGAHLEVCVVDRSK; encoded by the coding sequence ATGGTGGCTGATCGTCTGCAACAGGCCTTTGAGGAGAAGTGCCACCGTCAGGGTTTCAAGATCACGAGAGAGCGCCAGCGAGTGTTTGAGGCGTTATTGCGCCAGGAGCATCCTGTTACCCGGTCATATCTGTTGGCTGAACTCACCAATGAAGGGATTCACCCTCCAACGCTGTATCGCACCATCGATGCCTTTGTGGCGGCGCAGATCGTACAAGCAATCTCCTTGAGCGGTGATGTCGGCTACGAACTTCTGCCGCCGTTTGCACCACATCATCATCACTTTCATTGCTTGAGCTGTCAACGGGTGATCGGATATGAGGTGACACCGGGTGCGGAGCTCGACGAGACAGCGATGCCTGGCGAGGCTCTCTATCACCAAGTCGATGTCTATGGCGTCTGCAATGAATGCCGTCAAGAAAGCCAGAACACCAGCTCAGGAGCACACCTGGAGGTCTGTGTTGTTGACCGGTCCAAGTGA